The Leifsonia xyli genomic sequence AACCCGACCGCGTGCTGACGCCGGTAGGGCGCCGGCACCGTCGTCCACCGGGCGATGGCCGGGTCGGCGCACAGTTCGGCGATCCGGTCGATGTCGGCCTCGGTCGGCGTCGAGAGCACGACCCGCTCACCGGACAGCACGACCGGCTTGGGCATCAGCGAGCCCGCCGCAGGAACCCGATGCGCTCGTAGGCCTTCGCCAGCGTGGCCTCGGCGACCTCGCTCGCCCGGTCGGCGTTCACCGCGAGGATGCGGTCGAGCTCGGCGGGGTCGGCGAGCAGGTCGAGGGCGCGCCGGCGGACCGGCGCGAACTCCTCGACCACGACCTCCACGAGACCCTTCTTGAAGTCGCCGTAGCCCTTGCCCTCGTACTCGAGCTCGACGGACTCGATCGACCGGCCGGCGAGCGCCGAGTAGATGCTCAGGAGATTGGAGATGCCGGGCTTGCCCTCGCGGTCGAACGCCACGACGCCGTCGGTGTCGGTGACCGCGCGCATGATCTTCTTGCGCGTCACGTCGGGCTCGTCGAGCATCCAGATGATGCCGGCGCCCGACTCGGCCGACTTCGACATCTTCGAGGTCGGGTTCTGCAGGTCGTAGATGCGGGCGCTGTCCTTGAGGATCATCGCCTGCGGCACGACGAACGTCTGCCCGAAGCGGCTGTTGAACCGCTCGGCCAGATCGCGCGTCAGCTCGACGTGCTGCCGCTGGTCGTCGCCGACCGGCACGATCTCGGTGTCGTACAGGAGGATGTCGGCCGCCATCAGCACCGGGTAGGCGAAGAGGCCGACCGAGGTGGCGTCCGCGCCCTGCTTGGCCGACTTGTCCTTGAACTGCGTCATCCGCGACGCCTCGCCGAAGCCGGTGATCGTGTTGAGCACCCAGGCCAGCTGGGCGTGCGCGGGAACGTGCGACTGCACGTACAAGGTCGAGGCGGAAGGGTCGATCCCCGCGGCGATGTACTGCGCGGCTGTGCGGCGGGTCTTCTCGCGGAGTTCGGCCGGGTCCTGCTGGACCGTGATCGCGTGCAGGTCGACGACGGAGAAGAAGGCGTCGTGCGTGCCCTGCAGCTCCTTCCACTGCAGGAGCGCGCCGATGTAGTTGCCGAGGTGCAGGGAGTCGGCCGAGGGCTGCATGCCCGAGTAGAGGCGGGGACGAGGGTTCATGGTTCTGCTTTCGAAGTCGTGAGGAGGGGGATGCGGAGGGGAGGCGCCGCGCGGAGCGGCGCTGTTCATTGCCTCAGAGTGCGTAGTCGACGACCACAGGCGTGTGGTCGGACCATCGCTCGTCGTACGCGGCCGCGCGGTCCACCGCGACGTCCTGCACCCGGGCGGCCAGCGCCGGGGTGGCGAGCTGGTAGTCGATCCGCCAGCCCGAGTCGTTGTCGAACGCCTTGCCGCGCCACGACCACCACGTGTACGGCCCCTCGACGTCGCCCGCGTGACGGCGCACGACATCCACCCAGCCGAGCCCCGCGCCCGCGTTGTACGCCTCGTCGCCTTCGGCGCCGAGGATGCGGTCGAAGTACGCGCGCTCCTCCGGCAGGAAGCCGGCGCGCTTGACGTTGCCCTTCCAGTTGCGGATGTCGAGGGTGCGGTGGCCGACGTTGAGGTCGCCCATCACCACGGCCAGCTCGTTGTGCTTCTGCAGCGCGGGCAGCCGCGCCTCCATCGCGTCGAGGAACCGGTATTTCTCGACCTGCTTGTCGGTGCCGGCCTCGCCCGAGTGGACGTACGCGCTCACCACTGTGACGACGGTCCCGTCGACCTCGTAGTCGGCCTCGAGCCACCGGCCCGCGCTGTCGAAGTCGGTCGGGCCGAGCTCGACGCGGTGGATGGCCGCGCGGTGACGGCTCGCGATCGCGACCCCGGCACGGCCCTTCGCCGTCGCCGGGTCGTGGACGATGTCCCACTCGTCCCCCAACAGCCCCTGCACGTCCTCGGTGGAGGCGCGCACCTCCTGGATCGCCAGGATGTCGATGTCGCGCGCCTCGAGCCACGACCCCATGCCCTTGCGGAAGGCGGCGCGGATGCCGTTGGCGTTGATCGTCGCGATGCGCAGGCGGTTCGAGGGCATGCCTCCAGCCTACCGGCGGGCGCCGACAGCGGTTCCGGCGTCGAGCAGGTCGTTGAGCCGCCCCTCCGCCTTCTCGACGCGGCGCTGCGCCGGGAACCGTGCGAACCATTTCGCGCGGGACAGCTCGTCCCGGGCATCCGACAGCTCGGCTTTCGCCACCAGGACCCGCGCCTCGTGTTCGGCTGCCGCCTGCTCCGCCTCGCGCTGCTCCTCCGTCATCAGGCGCGGCGACAGACCGCTGTCGAACATCCCGACCGCGATCCACGAGGCGGACAGCAGGATCACCTTCGAAATGAGGTTGAACCAGAGCAGCAGACCGATGAAGACGGTGAAGGACGCGAGCAGCGGGTTCTTGGAGGTGTATCCGAGCAGCAGGCCGCCCAGCGCGCTGAGCCCCGCGAGCGCGGCCGCACCCAGGAACGCCCCGAACGCGAGGTTGCGCCACGGTATGAACACGCGCGACATGACCCGGAACATGGCGCCCAGCGTGACGATGTTCAGCGCGACCGAGACGAGAAGGCCTGAGAACCGGTAGGCGGCGGTCGTCCAGAAGGAGTCGGAACTGAGACCCGCCCACTCGAGCAGCAGGGTGAGCGCCTGGGTGCTCAGGATGCTGAGCAGCGCCGACAGTACGAACAGGACTCCGAAGATCAGGGCGAGGCCGAAGTCGCGGATCTTCTGCAACACGTAGTTCGTCGTGTCGCGCGAGAGACCGAACACGGCGCGGACCGCCTGGCGCGTGTAGTAGAGCCAGCCGATGGCGGTCCAGATCAGACCGACGGCGGCGATGACGCCCGTCCAGCCGAAGGATGTCGCAGACTCCAGCTGATCCTGCGAGATGATCCCCTCCTGGGACCCGCTCGAGATCAGACCGGGCACGGCGCGGTTGACGAGCGCGACCATCGCATTGAAGAGCCGCTCGTCGTTGCCCAGCCAGACGCTGAAGACGGAGAAGCCCAGCCAGACCGCTGCGAAGACGGCGAACAGCGACTGGTAGCCGATCCCCGCGGCGCGGAGGTTTCCGTCCGAGTGCGAGTAGTTGATGTAGACGCGGTACGGCCGCAGCGCCTCCACCCACTTCGCCCAGCCGGAGACCCGGGCCACCGGCTTCTGCAGCCGCTTCCGGAGCGGGTCAGCCCGCTCCATCAGGCGCTCCTTGAGCGTGTGCTCGGGAGGCACATCCCCCTCGGCGCGCTGGAGCTCGGGGTCGGGCACCACCGGCGCGGGTCTGGACTTCTTGGCCACGCCGTCAGGATAGCGACGCGGCACGCGCACGGATACGACGCGAGCCCGGGCGCTCAGCGCGCCCGGGCTCGGGGTCGATCGGCGGAACCGCTCAGCGGCGTCCGCGCATGATGGCCTGCTTGACTTCGGCTATCGCCTGCGTCACCTGGATGCCGCGGGGGCACGCGTCAGTGCAGTTGAAGGTCGTGCGGCAGCGCCACACGCCCTCCTTGTCGTTGAGGATGTCCAGGCGCACCTGCGAGTTGTCGTCGCGCGAGTCGAAGATGAAGCGGTGCGCGTTGACGATGGCCGCCGGGCCGAAGTACTGGCCGTCGGTCCAGAACACCGGGCAGGACGAGGTGCACGCGGCGCAGAGGATGCACTTGGTGGTGTCGTCGAAGCGGGCGCGGTCGGCGACCGACTGCACGCGCTCCTTGCCCTTCTCGGGCTTGGAGTTGGCGACCAGGAACGGCTGCACCTCGCGGTACGACTCGAAGAACGGCTCCATGTCGACGATGAGGTCCTTCTCGAGCGGCAGGCCCTTGATCGCCTCGACGTAGATCGGCTTCGAGATGTCGAGGTCCTTGATCAGCGTCTTGCAGGCGAGGCGGTTGCGGCCGTTGATGCGCATGGCGTCCGAGCCGCAGATGCCGTGGGCGCACGAGCGGCGGAACGTCAGCGAGCCGTCCTGCTCCCACTTGATCTTGTGCAGCGCGTCCAGGATGCGGTCGGTCGGGAAGAGCTCGACGTCGAAGTCCTGCCAGCGCGGCTCCGTGTCCACATCCGGGTCGAAGCGGCGGATGATCAGGGTCACGGTGAAGGACTCGACCGGCGCTTCGGGGCCGGCGGAGTCTCGAGCACGGCGTTCGACATCAGTACTTCCTCTCCATCGGCTGGTAGCGGGTCACGACGACGGGCTTCCAGTCGAGCGTGATGTGGTCTGCCGCGTCCGACGAGTGCGGGTCGCCGGTGAGGTAGGCCATGGTGTGCTTCATGTAGTTCTCGTCGTCGCGCTTCGGGAAGTCGTCGCGCATGTGGCCGCCGCGTGACTCCTTGCGGTTGCGCGCGGAGTAGACGACGACCTCGGCGAGGTCGAGCAGGAAGCCGAGCTCAACGGCCTCCAGCAGGTCGGTGTTGTACCGCTTGCCCTTGTCCTGCACCTGCACGTTGCGGTAGCGCTCGCGCAGCTGGTGGATGGTCTCGGTGACCTTCGCGAGCGACTCGTCGGTGCGGAACACCTGGGCGTTCCGGTCCATCTCGTCCTGCAGCTCCTTGCGGATCGCGGCGATCCGCTCGGTGCCGGTCGAGGTGCGGAGCTCGTCGATCATGCCGCGGACGCCGGCGGCCGGGTCCTCCGGCAGCGGGACGATCTTGGCGGTCTTGACGTACTCGACCGCGTTGTTGCCCGCGCGCTTGCCGAACACGTTGATGTCGAGCAGCGAGTTGGTGCCCAGGCGGTTGGAGCCGTGCACCGAGACGCAGGCGCACTCGCCGGCGGCGTACAGGCCGGGGACGACGGTGGTGTTGTCGCGCAGCACCTCGGCGGCCGTATTGGTCGGGATGCCGCCCATCGCGTAGTGGGCGGTCGGCATGACCGGCACCGGCTCGACGACCGGGTCCACGCCCAAGTAGGTGCGGGCGAACTCGGTGATGTCGGGGAGCTTGGTCTCGAGCACCTCGGCACCCAGGTGGGTGCAGTCGAGGAGCACGTAATCCTTGTGCGGGCCGGCGCCGCGACCCTCTGCGACCTCCTGGACCATGCAGCGGGCGACGATGTCGCGGGGCGCCAGGTCTTTGATGGTGGGGGCGTAGCGCTCCATGAACCGCTCGCCGGACGCGTTACGGAGGATCGCGCCCTCGCCTCTGGCGCCCTCGGTCAGGAGGATGCCGAGCCCGGCGAGGCCGGTGGGGTGGAACTGGAAGAACTCCATGTCCTCCAACGGAAGCTTCTTGCGCCAGATGATGCCGACGCCGTCGCCGGTGAGCGTGTGCGCGTTGGAGGTGGTCTTGAAGATCTTGCCGAAGCCGCCGGTTGCGAAGATGATCGCCTTCGAGTGGAAGACGTGCAGCTCGCCGGTGGCCAGCTCGTACGCGACGACGCCCGCGGGCTGCTCGACGCCGTCGACCTCGTTCATGATCACGTCGAGGACGTAGAACTCGTTGAAGAAGTTGATGCCGAGCTTGACGCAGTTCTGGAACAGCGTCTGCAGGATCATGTGGCCCGTGCGGTCGGCCGCGTAGCAGGCCCGGCGCACCGGCGCCTTGCCGTGGTCGCGGGTGTGACCGCCGAAGCGGCGCTGATCGATCTTGCCCTCGGGCGTGCGGTTGAACGGCAGGCCCATGTTCTCGAGGTCGATGACCGCGTCGATGGCCTCCTTGGCGAGGATCTCGGCCGCGTCCTGGTCGACGAGGTAGTCGCCGCCCTTGACGGTGTCGAAGGTGTGCCACTCCCAGCTGTCCTCCTCGACGTTCGCGAGCGCCGCGGCCATGCCGCCCTGCGCCGCGCCGGTGTGGGAGCGGGTGGGGTAGAGCTTCGAGATGACGGCCGTGCGGGCGTGCGGGCCCGCCTCGATCGCCGCGCGCATCCCGGCGCCGCCGGCGCCGACGATGACGATGTCGAACTCGTGGTAGTGGACGCCGTCGATGACGGTCGATTCAGTAGCTTCCGTTGTCACAGGTCTTCCGTTGTCGAAGGATCAGCGTGCCGGGCAGAAGGACGGCAGGTCGGCCGCCGCGGCGCCCGCGGGGCAGGGGTCGAACGTGAAGATCACGAGCGTTCCGAGCACGAGCAGCACGACGACCGCGGCGAGGATGGCCCACTTCAGCACGCGGTTGACGATCCGGTTGTACGCGTAGTCGTTCACGAGGGTGCGCATCCCGTTACCGCCGTGGATCAGCGCGAGCCACAGCATCAGGAGGTCCCAGACCTGCCAGAACGGGGTGGCGTACTTGCCCGCCACGAACGCGAAGTCGATCTGCTTCACGCCGTCGCCGAGGACGAGGTTGATGAGCAGGTGGCCGAAGATGAGGATCACGAGCAGCAGCCCGGAGAACCGCATGTAGATCCAGCCCCACTTCTCCCAGTTCTTGCCGCGGGAGGTGCGGGCGGCGGGGGTGCGCGGCGCTTCGATGGTCGTCACGTCAGTTCACCTCCGAGAAGATGTGCACGAGCTGCACGGGCACGAAGCCCGCCATGAGGATGACCCACAGCGCCAGCACGATCCAGAACATGACCTTCTGGTACTTGACGCCCTTACTCCAGAAGTCGATCAGGATGATGCGCAGGCCGTTGAAGGCGTGGAACACGATGGCCGCGACGAGGGCGATCTCGCCGAGCCCCATGATCGGGTTCTTGTAGGTGCCGATCACCGCGTTGTAAGCCTCGGGGCTCACGCGGATGAGCGACGTGTCCAGGATGTGGACGAGAAGGAAGAAGAAGATGGCGACGCCGGTGATGCGGTGGAGGACCCACGACCACATCCCCTCGCGGCCTCGGTACAGAGTGCCGCCGGGCCGGGTCTTGGCCGGCTGCAGCGTCCCTGTCGTCTGAGTGGACACGGGACAACCCTCCCTGGTTGCGGATCGCTTCATGGGCGCATCGAGCGCAGCGCAAGTCTATGCCGGGACCGTCCATGTCGCCTCTTAGGGTGTCCTCAGTTATCTCGATGTCGAGATAACCCGCTCTCGACGGGGCGGGACGCGCGGCGTACCGTCCACCGCATGACACAGGACGAACCGATCATGCACGGGAGCACCGAGGCCACGGACGAGTCGAAAGTCGCCGGCATCGTGGAGCAGGTGCGCGCCGATGCCCAGCTCCGCCCTCAGGAGGACGCCGAGCGGCTGTTGCGTCAGCGCTTCGACGAGGCCGGGCTGCAGGTCTCGGACGAGGAGATCTCGCGGCACGCCCACGGCATCCAGAACGGGCCGTCTGTCGTCGACTGACGCCCCCGGCTAGAGGACGTCCGTCGACCCGGTGATCTTCAGCGCGTCCACCACCGACTTCACCCGCTGCGCGTTCTCGCTCGTGGTGACCAGCAGCGCGTCCGGCGTGTCGACGACGACGATGTCCTTCACGCCGATCAGGCTGATGACGCGCCCGCTCTGGCTGACCACGATGCCGCTCGACGCGTCCGACAGCACGCGGGCGTTCTCGCCGAGGATCGCGAGGTCCGACTTGCGGCCGCCGGAGTTGAGCTTGGCGAGCGAGGCGAAGTCGCCGACGTCGTCCCAGTCGAAGTAGCCGGGGATGACCGCGAGACGTCCGGCCGCCGCGGCGGGCTCGGCGACCGTGTAGTCGATCGCGATCTTCTCGAGCTCGGGCCAGATCCGGTCGACGGCGGGGCCGCGGGTCGCCGGGTCGTCCCAGGCCTCGGCAAGCTCGATCAGCCCCTCCAGGAGGCGCGGCTTGTTGCGGCCGATCTCCTCCAGCAGGCGGTCCGCGCGGGCGATGAACATGCTCGCGTTCCAGAGATAGTCGCCGCTCTCGAGGTAGCGCTCAGCCGTCTCGAGGTCCGGCTTCTCCTTGAACGAGTCGACGGTCAGCGCGCTCGGCGCTCCCTCCACCTCGAGCCGGTCGCCGTAGTGGATGTAGCCGAACCCGACCGCCGGCTCGGTGGGGCGGATGCCCACCGTGGTGATGTAGCCCGCCTGTGCCGCGGCCACGGCCTCGCGCACCGCCGCCTGGAACAGGGGGAGGTTGTGGATGACATGGTCGGCCGCGAAGGAGCCGATGATCACGCCGGGCTCGCGGCGCTCGAGGATCGCGGCGGCCAGCCCGATCGCCGCGGTGGAGTCGCGCGGCTCGGACTCGAGCACGACGTTCGGGTCGGCCAGCCTCGGGAGCTGCTGCTCGACGGCGGCCCGGTGGGCGCGTCCCGTCACGACCATGATGCGCTGCTCGCCGGAGAGCGGCACGAGCCGGTCCCAGGTGTCGCGGAGCAGCGTCTGGCCGGAGCCGGTGAGGTCGTGGAGGAACTTCGGCGCGTCCGCCCGCGACAGCGGCCACAGCCGCGAGCCGATGCCTCCGGCTGGGATCACGCTGTAGAAGCGCTCGATGGGCGGGCCCTGGGTGATCCTGCGCGGCGTCATGCCGAAAGGATACCGAGCGGTCCCGGACACCGGCCGTTCACGGCCGCGACACCGGCCGCTCCTAGCGTCGAGTCATGCGGGTCGCGGTCGTCAGTGAGAGCTTCCTCCCCACGGTCAACGGGGTCACGACGAGTGTGCTGCGGGTGCTGGACCACCTCGCGGCCGAAGGACACGAGGCCATCGTGATCTGCCCGGACGCGGGGGCGCCGGCCGAGTACGCGGGGTTCCGCATCCATCAGGTGCCGTCGATCGCCTACCGGCAGTTCCCGGTCGGGCTGCCGAGCCCGCAGGTGCAGCGCATCCTGTCCGGATTCGGGCCGGACGTCCTCCACGCGGCCTCTCCCTTCTTCCTGGGAGCGCAGGCGATCGCCGCCGCCAACCGGCTCGGGGTCCCGTCCGTCGCGATCTACCAGACGGACGTCGCCGGCTTCGCCCGGCGCAATGGCCTCGGGATGACGGCGGCCATCGCCTGGAAGTACGTGCGGTGGGTGCACGAGGGCGCCGACCTGACGCTCGCGCCGTCGGCCGCGAGCGAGTACGACCTCCGGACCGCGGGCGTCGGTCGCCTGGGCCGGTGGGGGCGCGGCGTCGACCTGGAGCGCTACCACCCCAATAAAAGGAGAACGGCGTCGGCGGTCGCGCTCCGCGAACGGCTGTCGCCGGACGGCGAGACCGTCGTCGGCTACGTCGGCCGCATCGCGCCGGAGAAGCAGGTCGAGCGGCTGCGGGCGCTGCGGGGCGTCGGGGGCGTCTCCGTCGCGATCGTGGGCGACGGTCCGGCACGGGAGACGGTCGCTCGCGAACTGCGCGGGGTGAACGTGCACTGGCTGGGCAGGCTCGGCGGCGAGGACCTCGCCGCCGCCTACGCCGCGTTCAACCTGTTCGTCCACACCGGCTCCGAGGAGACCTTCGGTCAGACGGTCCAGGAGGCCCACGCCTCCGGGCTCCCCGTGGTGGCCCCGCGCGCGGGCGGCCCGATCGACCTCGTCGAACACGGGGTCGACGGCCTGCTCTTCCCTCCTTCCGACGACCGCGCGTTGCGGGCGGCCGTCTCGATGCTCGTGCGGGACGGCGCCCTGCGGAGGCGCATGGGGGAGGCCGGCCGCCGCGCGGTGCTCGGCCGCAGCTGGGATGTCGTGTGCCGCGAGCTCACCGGCCACTACGAGCGGGTCATCGTGGACGCGGTCACCGCGGCCGCCGCGAGCGGCGTACAGCCTTCGACGGGGTCGCGAGCGTACAGTTAGGTGGCCCATCCGGGCCGTCCACCGTCGCTTGCGACGTCCGCTCCTGGAGCACCCTGGAGGTGACCGATGGCCAACCAGAATCGACGCGGCATCCCGATGCCCTTCGTGACGCGCACCCGCCGGGTCGAGCCTCCGTCTCCCCGGGTGGTGCAGGCGCCGCAGGAGCCCGCACCCGGGCGCCGCAGCATGGTCGACAGCGCGATCTACGCGAACGGCGTGCGCGTCGCGTCGCCGACGACGCTGGCAGAGACGTACGCCGCGCTCGACCGGACTCCCGGTGGCGTCGCGTGGATCGGCCTCTACCGGCCGACCGAGCAGGAGCTGATGTCGCTGTCGGAGGAGTTCGAGCTCCACCCGCTGGCCATCGAGGACGCCATCGTCGCCCATCAGCGCCCGAAGCTGGAGCGGTACGACACCGTGCTGTTCGTCGTGCTCAAGGCGGCCAACTACCTCGACGTGCCCGAGGAAGTCGACTTCGGCGAGCTGCACCTCTTCGTCGGCCCCAACTTCGTCATCACGGTCCGACACAGCGAGTCGCCCGACCTCTCGCATGTCCGGCAGCGGATGGAGGGCGAGCCCGAGCTGCTCGCGCTCGGTCCGCAGGCCATCCTCTACGCGATCATCGATGCGGTGGTGGATGCGTACAGCCCGGTCGTCGCCGGTCTCGCCAACGACATCGACGAGATCGAGACGCAGGTGTTCGGCGGGGACGCGCTGGTCTCCCGACGCATCTACGAGTTGTCGCGCGAGGTGATCGACTTCCAGCGGGCGACGCATCCGCTCTCCGCCGTGATGCTCGCGCTCGAGCGCGGCTCCGCGAAGTACGGCGTCACCCAGGAGCTGGAGCGCCGCCTGCGCGACGTCGCCGACCACCTCACGCAGGTGAACGAGCGCGTCGACGGGTTCCGCTACCTGCTGCGCGACATCCTGACCGTCAACTCCACGCTCGTCTCCGAACGCCAGAACGAGGAGATGACGCGGCTGGCGCACTCCAGCAACCGGCAGGGAGAAGAGGTCAAGAAGATCTCGTCGTGGGCGGCCATCCTGTTCGCGCCGACGCTGATCGCCGGCATCTACGGAATGAACTTCACCCACATGCCCGAGCTCGAGTGGCCGCTCGGGTACCCGCTGGCGGTGATCGCGATGGTCGGGTTGAGCGGCCTGCTGTACGGCATCTTCAAGAAGCGCGGCTGGCTCTGATCCACCCCTCCCCGAACGGGTGACAGTGTGCTCGAATGAGCGCGTGCCAATCGCGTGAGCGTTTGTAACGCTTGCATGAAGAAGCCGGATTTTCGAACGGAGCGGTTCGTCACATTCGGTAACGTGAACCGCACAAGCCTGCGAGCACCCGCACAGGCTTACGCATCTTGGAGGAACAACCTTGTCAATCACAGCCCGAAAGGCCGGTCTCCTCGGCCTCGCGGCGGTCGGCGTCATGTCGCTGCTCGCCGCCTGCTCGGCTGCTCCGTCGGACAACTCGACCGGTGCCGCGAAGAGCGACTTCCTGCCCTGCATGGTCTCCGACTCCGGTGGATTCGACGACCACTCGTTCAACCAGCTCGGCTACGAGGGTCTGCAGCAGGCCGCGAAGTCGCTCAACGTCACGCCGAAGTCGGCCGAGTCGAAGAGCGAGAACGACTTCGCCCCGAACATCCAGAGCATGGTCGACGCGAACTGCAACCTCGTCGTCACCGTCGGCTTCCTGCTGAAGGACGCCACCGAGAAGGCCGCGAAGGCCAACCCCGACGTGAACTTCGCGATCATCGACGACAACGAGATCCAGGCGAAGAACGTCAAGCCGATCATCTTCGACACCGCCCAGGCCGCGTTCCTCGCGGGTTACGCGGCGGCGAGCTACTCGAAGACCGGCATCGTCGGCACCTTCGGCGGCATGCAGATCCCGACCGTCACCATCTTCATGGACGGCTTCGCCGACGGCGTGAAGTACTTCAACGACCAGAAGGGCAAGTCGGTCAAGGTCGTCGGCTGGGACGTCGACAAGCAGAACGGCTCCTTCACCGGCGGCTTCGACGCCAACGAGACCGCGAAGAACACGGCTCAGGGCATCCTCGACCAGAACGCCGACGTCATCATGCCGGTCGGCGGCCCGATCTACCAGTCGGCCGCGCAGGCGATCAAGGACTCCGGCAAGCCGATCGCGATGATCGGTGTCGACGCCGACGTCTACGAGTCCGACCCGACCGTGAAGGACCTGCTCCTCACCTCGGTCATGAAGGGCATGAAGCCGGCGACCAACGACGTCGTCACCCAGGC encodes the following:
- a CDS encoding tryptophan--tRNA ligase, yielding MQPSADSLHLGNYIGALLQWKELQGTHDAFFSVVDLHAITVQQDPAELREKTRRTAAQYIAAGIDPSASTLYVQSHVPAHAQLAWVLNTITGFGEASRMTQFKDKSAKQGADATSVGLFAYPVLMAADILLYDTEIVPVGDDQRQHVELTRDLAERFNSRFGQTFVVPQAMILKDSARIYDLQNPTSKMSKSAESGAGIIWMLDEPDVTRKKIMRAVTDTDGVVAFDREGKPGISNLLSIYSALAGRSIESVELEYEGKGYGDFKKGLVEVVVEEFAPVRRRALDLLADPAELDRILAVNADRASEVAEATLAKAYERIGFLRRAR
- a CDS encoding exodeoxyribonuclease III; this encodes MPSNRLRIATINANGIRAAFRKGMGSWLEARDIDILAIQEVRASTEDVQGLLGDEWDIVHDPATAKGRAGVAIASRHRAAIHRVELGPTDFDSAGRWLEADYEVDGTVVTVVSAYVHSGEAGTDKQVEKYRFLDAMEARLPALQKHNELAVVMGDLNVGHRTLDIRNWKGNVKRAGFLPEERAYFDRILGAEGDEAYNAGAGLGWVDVVRRHAGDVEGPYTWWSWRGKAFDNDSGWRIDYQLATPALAARVQDVAVDRAAAYDERWSDHTPVVVDYAL
- a CDS encoding succinate dehydrogenase flavoprotein subunit (part of four member fumarate reductase enzyme complex FrdABCD which catalyzes the reduction of fumarate to succinate during anaerobic respiration; FrdAB are the catalytic subcomplex consisting of a flavoprotein subunit and an iron-sulfur subunit, respectively; FrdCD are the membrane components which interact with quinone and are involved in electron transfer; the catalytic subunits are similar to succinate dehydrogenase SdhAB); this encodes MTTEATESTVIDGVHYHEFDIVIVGAGGAGMRAAIEAGPHARTAVISKLYPTRSHTGAAQGGMAAALANVEEDSWEWHTFDTVKGGDYLVDQDAAEILAKEAIDAVIDLENMGLPFNRTPEGKIDQRRFGGHTRDHGKAPVRRACYAADRTGHMILQTLFQNCVKLGINFFNEFYVLDVIMNEVDGVEQPAGVVAYELATGELHVFHSKAIIFATGGFGKIFKTTSNAHTLTGDGVGIIWRKKLPLEDMEFFQFHPTGLAGLGILLTEGARGEGAILRNASGERFMERYAPTIKDLAPRDIVARCMVQEVAEGRGAGPHKDYVLLDCTHLGAEVLETKLPDITEFARTYLGVDPVVEPVPVMPTAHYAMGGIPTNTAAEVLRDNTTVVPGLYAAGECACVSVHGSNRLGTNSLLDINVFGKRAGNNAVEYVKTAKIVPLPEDPAAGVRGMIDELRTSTGTERIAAIRKELQDEMDRNAQVFRTDESLAKVTETIHQLRERYRNVQVQDKGKRYNTDLLEAVELGFLLDLAEVVVYSARNRKESRGGHMRDDFPKRDDENYMKHTMAYLTGDPHSSDAADHITLDWKPVVVTRYQPMERKY
- a CDS encoding succinate dehydrogenase, with amino-acid sequence MTTIEAPRTPAARTSRGKNWEKWGWIYMRFSGLLLVILIFGHLLINLVLGDGVKQIDFAFVAGKYATPFWQVWDLLMLWLALIHGGNGMRTLVNDYAYNRIVNRVLKWAILAAVVVLLVLGTLVIFTFDPCPAGAAAADLPSFCPAR
- a CDS encoding succinate dehydrogenase, cytochrome b556 subunit, with protein sequence MWSWVLHRITGVAIFFFLLVHILDTSLIRVSPEAYNAVIGTYKNPIMGLGEIALVAAIVFHAFNGLRIILIDFWSKGVKYQKVMFWIVLALWVILMAGFVPVQLVHIFSEVN
- a CDS encoding mannose-1-phosphate guanylyltransferase, which encodes MTPRRITQGPPIERFYSVIPAGGIGSRLWPLSRADAPKFLHDLTGSGQTLLRDTWDRLVPLSGEQRIMVVTGRAHRAAVEQQLPRLADPNVVLESEPRDSTAAIGLAAAILERREPGVIIGSFAADHVIHNLPLFQAAVREAVAAAQAGYITTVGIRPTEPAVGFGYIHYGDRLEVEGAPSALTVDSFKEKPDLETAERYLESGDYLWNASMFIARADRLLEEIGRNKPRLLEGLIELAEAWDDPATRGPAVDRIWPELEKIAIDYTVAEPAAAAGRLAVIPGYFDWDDVGDFASLAKLNSGGRKSDLAILGENARVLSDASSGIVVSQSGRVISLIGVKDIVVVDTPDALLVTTSENAQRVKSVVDALKITGSTDVL
- a CDS encoding glycosyl transferase; this translates as MRVAVVSESFLPTVNGVTTSVLRVLDHLAAEGHEAIVICPDAGAPAEYAGFRIHQVPSIAYRQFPVGLPSPQVQRILSGFGPDVLHAASPFFLGAQAIAAANRLGVPSVAIYQTDVAGFARRNGLGMTAAIAWKYVRWVHEGADLTLAPSAASEYDLRTAGVGRLGRWGRGVDLERYHPNKRRTASAVALRERLSPDGETVVGYVGRIAPEKQVERLRALRGVGGVSVAIVGDGPARETVARELRGVNVHWLGRLGGEDLAAAYAAFNLFVHTGSEETFGQTVQEAHASGLPVVAPRAGGPIDLVEHGVDGLLFPPSDDRALRAAVSMLVRDGALRRRMGEAGRRAVLGRSWDVVCRELTGHYERVIVDAVTAAAASGVQPSTGSRAYS
- a CDS encoding transporter, with protein sequence MANQNRRGIPMPFVTRTRRVEPPSPRVVQAPQEPAPGRRSMVDSAIYANGVRVASPTTLAETYAALDRTPGGVAWIGLYRPTEQELMSLSEEFELHPLAIEDAIVAHQRPKLERYDTVLFVVLKAANYLDVPEEVDFGELHLFVGPNFVITVRHSESPDLSHVRQRMEGEPELLALGPQAILYAIIDAVVDAYSPVVAGLANDIDEIETQVFGGDALVSRRIYELSREVIDFQRATHPLSAVMLALERGSAKYGVTQELERRLRDVADHLTQVNERVDGFRYLLRDILTVNSTLVSERQNEEMTRLAHSSNRQGEEVKKISSWAAILFAPTLIAGIYGMNFTHMPELEWPLGYPLAVIAMVGLSGLLYGIFKKRGWL